From the genome of Anopheles moucheti chromosome 3, idAnoMoucSN_F20_07, whole genome shotgun sequence, one region includes:
- the LOC128302066 gene encoding cysteine sulfinic acid decarboxylase — MPANGVCSVGLEVIEDTATYASGSDSAGVSEDEDVQQLFVNGTHRVTSVSLPKKSDARGKLSQQPDEGKSVSEKRYASLPNREQHQQFLTEFLTEVLNSAVFNATDRSNKVLNWVDPEELKRTLDLAIKDEPDTHEKLLELTRATIRHSVKTGHPYFMNQLFSSVDPYGFAGQVLTDALNPSVYTFEVSPVFVLMEEVVLREMRSIVGYPNGEGDGIFAPGGSMANGYAISCARHKFMPDIKAKGLHALPRLVIFTSEDAHYSVKKLASFMGIGSDNVYAIKTDSIGKIRTEHLESEILRAKSEGALPFMVSATAGTTVIGAFDPLEQIADLCAKYNLWMHVDAAWGGGALMSKKYRTLLKGIERSDSVTWNPHKLLAAPQQCSTLLTRHRNILSECHSTNATYLFQKDKFYDTRYDTGDKHIQCGRRADVLKFWFMWRAKGSAGFEHHIDKVFENAEHFTNSIKARPGFEMVIENPECTNVCFWYVPPGLRSVPRDSAEFRERLHKVAPKVKERMMKEGSMMITYQPIHDKPNFFRLVLQNSSLDKSDMNYIIDEIERLGKDL, encoded by the exons CCAAGAAGTCGGATGCGCGTGGCAAGCTGTCGCAGCAACCGGATGAAGGCAAATCGGTGTCGGAAAAGCGTTACGCGAGTCTGCCGAACCGcgagcagcaccagcagttcCTGACGGAGTTCCTGACGGAGGTGCTCAATTCGGCCGTTTTCAATGCTACCGATCGTTCGAACAAAGTACTCAACTGGGTCGATCCGGAGGAGCTGAAGCGTACGCTCGATCTGGCCATCAAGGACGAACCGGATACGCATGAAAAGTTGCTGGAGTTGACGCGGGCCACCATCAGGCACTCGGTGAAGACGGGTCATCCGTACTTCATGAACCAGCTATTCTCGTCAGTTGATCCGTACGGGTTCGCCGGCCAGGTGTTGACCGATGCGCTCAACCCAAGCGTCTACACGTTCGAGGTGTCGCCTGTGTTTGTCCTCATGGAGGAGGTTGTGCTGCGCGAAATGCGTTCGATCGTGGGCTACCCGAACGGGGAAGGTGATGGAATATTCGCACCCGGCGGTTCGATGGCCAACGGGTACGCAATTAGCTGCGCTCGCCACAAGTTCATGCCTGACATTAAG gCGAAAGGATTACATGCCCTTCCACGGCTGGTTATCTTCACATCGGAAGACGCCCATTACTCCGTCAAGAAGTTGGCTTCGTTTATGGGTATCGGTTCGGACAACGTTTACGCCATCAAGACCGACAGCATTGGCAAAATTCGGACCGAACATTTGG AGAGTGAAATCTTGCGTGCCAAATCCGAGGGAGCCCTGCCGTTCATGGTATCGGCCACCGCAGGAACGACCGTAATTGGTGCGTTCGATCCGTTGGAACAGATTGCCGATCTGTGCGCTAAGTACAATCTCTGGATGCACGTCGATGCGGCTTGGGGTGGTGGTGCTCTGATGTCCAAGAAGTATCGTACCCTGCTGAAGGGTATCGAAAG GTCCGATTCGGTCACCTGGAATCCCCACAAGTTGCTGGCGGCTCCACAGCAATGCTCCACGCTGCTAACGCGCCACCGGAACATCCTGTCTGAGTGCCACTCCACGAATGCCACGTACTTGTTCCAGAAGGACAAATTCTACGACACACGGTACGATACCGGCGACAAACACATCCAGTGTGGCCGACGGGCCGATGTGCTCAAGTTCTGGTTCATGTGGCGTGCCAAGGGATCTGCCGGGTTCGAACATCACATCGACAAGGTGTTCGAAAATGCGGAACACTTTACCAACAGTATTAAAGCACGGCCCGGTTTCGAGATGGTCATCGAAAATCCCGAGTGTACCAACGTGTGCTTCTGGTATGTACCGCCGGGATTGCGCAGTGTGCCGCGCGATTCGGCCGAGTTCCGGGAACGGCTACATAAGGTTGCGCCGAAGGTGAAGGAGCGCATGATGAAGGAAGGTTCGATGATGATCACCTACCAGCCAATTCACGATAAGCCGAACTTCTTCCGGCTAGTGCTGCAGAACTCGTCGCTGGACAAGTCGGACATGAACTACATTATCGACGAAATTGAGCGATTGGGCAAGGATCTGTAA
- the LOC128304181 gene encoding brain protein I3: MASQKHSNEPPSYDQVIAENYSTQYVTNHNFTQSPVPSAPTAVTAATAAPSASYPRQEYIQQQPIATAHTYVAPVVGTVPCYGTMDGNKTAVPIIPQVTIQTGTAPRPEIINHQIIVVNGCPVCRIGMLEDDYSCLGIFCAIFFFPLGILACLALRNRRCTNCGVQF, from the exons ATGGCTTCGCAAAAGCATTCCAACGAACCTCCGTCGTACGACCAAGTGATAGCGGAGAATTATTCTACACAATACG tCACAAATCATAATTTCACACAATCACCGGTACCATCAGCACCGACCGCAGTCACAGCAGCTACAGCAGCACCATCGGCGTCCTATCCAAGACAGGAATACATCCAACAGCAACCGATCGCTACAGCCCACACCTATGTAGCCCCGGTTGTTGGAACAGTGCCTTGCTACGGGACCATGGATGGTAACAAAACAGCAGTGCCAATTATTCCGCAAGTTACCATACAGACTGGAACGGCTCCACGTCCCGAaataatcaaccatcagattaTTGTCGTGAACGGTTGCCCTGTTTGCCGGATCGGTATGCTGGAAGATGACTACTCCTGTTTGGGAATATTTTGCgccattttcttctttccacTCGGTATACTGGCGTGCCTGGCACTGCGTAATCGTCGCTGTACCAATTGTGGCGTGCAGTTCTGA